CAGATGGCCCCTTTTTCACTGATGCTATCAGAGTCTCTGAGCCCAGCTCTGTCCTGGGAAACAGGAGAATTCCACTCATGTTGGAACATCCCAAAGACTAAAGCGTTTCCCTGGCCCTCACGAGTGGCTCATGCCTTTTCCTGGCCTGAGGGGGGGGCTGGTGTGGGGGGGGTTTGATTGTTGGTGATTCTGCCTTTGATGAGTCTCAAGTGCTGCCCTGCTCCTCTTTGATCGCTTGTCAATGAGATGTCATTTGTCAGTGCCATTCAAAGAGTCTGCAAAATGCCTGAGGAAAGAAGAGACTGTCAGTGAAGTGGATGACTGAGGGGCCTGGTGGGAATTTCAAAAATGAAGTCCAGGAATCCAGGCTAGATTCATATTTCTCAGTGGAACCTGGCTCAGGATCCTGTGTCTGATCATCCGGTTACACTCCCACTTCCTCCATAAAGTGATTGGGGAAATTGCCTTGCAGTTCATGAAAAAGTCAACTATTCATATCAAGGCTGAACTCTGAGCTGTCTCTCGGCTTGAGGGGGACAGCTGAAGTTTTCTTAGGAACCTCTTTCTTGGCTTTCGTTACCTTGAGGCTCATTTTGCATCTCTTGTTTCCCCACTTGGAGCATGTGGAGGATCTAGAAATGACAACGGGCCTTACTCCACCCCAGAACAGAGCTCTTTCTGACAGAGGGATTCTCTGAAGTCACCCAGTACTAGAGAGAACCTCATGCGATAACGGGGAGGGGTTAGGACTACCCCTGCTATTTCCGGCCCCTCAACTCTCCTTCTGCACAAATGCATTGGCCTTTAAACTCTCCCTCttgttcacctcccctctgcagaGACACGTGAGCAGCAGGTGACTTATTCAGAACTGAACAAGGAAAGGCTTGATCTGCCATGGAAGGACCAAAAATCAAAGGGCACGAAGGGCAGAACATCAGTGAGTGAGCAGTCAGTGACCTACACAGAGCTGAAACTGCATAATCAACCACAGAGGTGCAGCCCATCTGAGAATGCCCAGAGCAAAGGTACCATAGGCCACCGGCTCCAGGTCATTCGTTTTATTCCGACAGATTTTGATATTTTACTATCCTTAGCCAAGTGGACCCTGCAAGTCAAAATTGCATTTTCGAAGAATCCTCTTGGAGAAATCCACTAAACCCCATTTCCCCTTATAATTACAATTTTGCTCATTTTCAGATTTTCCAGCAAAGGTACCTTCTTGGTGTAAGCAGCACCGACTCACTGGCGGTTCCCAAAGTGGAGTTTTATCAGTTGTACTCTTTCAGAACTGTCTCTGGAATTTCCTAAGGGACTCGCATGGATATGTCCTTATTAGTATGTATCTTGTTGTTTGATACCTTTATCGGGCCAGATCAGCCCAGGCGCACCCTGAAGCCACTCCAGTGGCTGACAAAGCTGGTTTCTATTGCCTCTCTAGTTAGTAAGGGGCCTTCCTCACCTGGAGGAAACTATAGCTCGTAGGAGGTCCGAGAGGATGTGGCTGCTGTGAAGAACTGGAAACCAGCCAGTGGAGCTGCCCTGTTCTtggtctttccctctccccacacaaGGGCAGCTTCAGCACCAGCAGGATCAGGGAGAGGAATATCTGAGGAGCTCACCATCCCTGAGCAGACCGTGGAGAGAAGGTGAAAGGGGATTACAGCCTATCACAAACTGATGAGAGGCAAATGATACCCCTGAGTCGCTGTCATAATTACACAATGCACATTTTATTCAGATAGGACACTCACATTCCAAGCTGTGTAGGGAGACCTGATGGTGACTGGGGAGCTGTGGGGAGGTGTCTCTTGGACAgtcccccaattcattcattcattcaatagtatttattgagcgcttactatgtgcagagcactgtactaagcgcttggaatgaacaagttggcaatagatagagacagtccctgccgtttgacgggcttacagtctaatcaggggagacagacagacaaggtgcttaataaataccataattattattattgtacagtaTAAAGGGAACAATCCTATATATTACATCGTGACAGTGGTATGAGGGAAGTGCATCACAACCCAATCTATACACAACTCAGAGCCGACAACCCTTCCTGGGGCCTCCTTCTTCAGCGCCTCCCTACTCCTGGTAGCTGGTACATTTAACCCTCATCACCAGAGAATCCTCCTGGAAACTGGCATGGGGACAAACACAAGCTCCTAACCTCCTCCCCATTCTTCAGCATTCCCTACTCCATAAGAGAAAGTAACTGATGATTTACCCTCCTACTCACAGCGGTCTCACAGAGGGCATCTGCCATGTTTCCACTCCCTTACCAACTTCTTCCCCTGCCTCAGAGTGAGCAAATAGTGTCGGTATAAGTTGTGGATTCCAATTGGCAACCTTAAAAAATTCAAAGATTGACAGTTTTTCAAACTGAGGATCACACAGTGGTTTTTTTGAGTAATCCAGCAAAGAAATGAAGAAACCTCAAACCACAACACAGCCGGCAAGCAATGGTTTTTATTACAATTTGGCAGCTACAAGTACCACTCTCCTTCAGTCCCatacccctccctctcttttgtcAGGATCTACCTTCAACCTTACAACATCACTGTGCAGCTATATTCACAGCTAGACACTTTGAAGCCTTACAGAATTTACCCTCTCAAGAGCAGGGTCtgtgtttaccatctctgtcTTACTCTCCCTTGTGCTCTGCGCACTCAAAGACATTGCTTCCGCCTCTCTTTTATTCCCCTTCAGATTTTTCAATTACTTTCCAACAATTTGCACTCCCACTACTCTGAAATAAAGACAAGGTTTGGGAACatatttagattaaaaaaaaggctCATTTTAAGAGTAGCATCAGTCAGTTGTAGTCAatctctgcttctccacccaccctATCCCCTCCTCCAGATCATAAAATCCTTGAGTTCATGtctactttctcttctctcttgagTATATTGTGCAGTGTTTTGCAtgaagggctcattaaataccattgatttattaatgTTTCCTCCTTTCCAGTTCTCATAAACATATGATCCAGAAGAAGACATAGGTCAGGTCAGAAAGTTCTATAGAGTGCACAAAATGAAAGCCTGTGTTCTTTGAATTTTAATATTTTGCCTGGGCTCTGTGAACCTCTTCAGCCCTCTCTTATCTCTCCTTCTTTGACTCTTTCTCTATCTTTTATAttactcttgacctctgactataTTTCTCTCTTCATGTagtacctttctctctctcttagctTATATGTGTCTTGTTTGTGAGTCAAAATAAGAAATTGAGGTTGtcagttaaagaaaaaaataaaatgtaaaagcAAGGCAGTCTAACGGTCAGGCTTGAGGAAAGATAACTGAGCTAATAGCAGAGATGATGTAAAAGATGAATGGAGAAATGATTTCACTCAGTGGCGTCAGGTTTAAGGAAATGAATTAACATTTTGAGGTATTTTGGGTGTTTGAGCATTGGAATATTTTTTCTGTTGAAAGGTTTATCATTGattacattattatcactactagtaGGTTCACAAAGTAAACTTTGGAAGTGCACTGCACTGAGTCTGGGGATCTTCTGCCTTGTGTTACTGGCCACAGCGGGTTTCTTGGCTGCCCAAGGTAAAAAACTTTACTGTCAGTCCTAAAATAGTGAACAGATTCCTCCTTATAAATGACTCGCATTGAGGAAATAATCTTAATAGTGCAGTCCTGATAACACTGCTCATCTGATTTCTACAGTGACCCAGCAGCAAGGAGTTTCTACAAGCCCCTTTCCAAACCCATCTCCAAATACCATCAACGATGCAGGTAGGTGCTAACACTATACAGCCTCAATAACCATCCTAGAGCAGCTCAGAGACTGAAACTGCTTTGTCTGAGATTGCAGGGCGGGAGGGAAGTGGGGTGACAACTCAGGGCCCAAGAGCTATGGTGCCCAGTTCACTTCCCTCCCCGAGAGAATGTTAATGGAGTTGATGACTTCTCAGTTTACTGTGCTTTAACATGATAAGTCTCTGTTGGGGGTAGAGTGGTTATAtttattttcctcagctccccaactATTGGTTAttgggagtggaaggaggaggtaTTAGGAGAGAGGCCACTCCCATCTGAGGAACTCTGAACTGTGGAACCAAAGTCTTTGTGTGCATGAGAGAAAGAGGTGGTAGAAACATTGACAACCAATGCTCAGGAAACATCTGATTCTGCGCATGACTCTAACCCATTACTTGTTACCTAGGATGTGACCGGGCCCCTTGTCCAGGGGACTGGATTGGGTTCAGAAACAGCTGTTACTTCTTCTCTAATGACAGAAAGAACTGGGGAGACAGCAAGTCAGCCTGTGCAGCTCAGAATTCCAGCTTGCTGTGGATAGACAACCAGGAAGAGCAGGTAAGTTACTCTTCCATATTACTTCCTAGCTTTCACTTAAAGGaagtgtctctgttgctgaattgtactttcaaagcacttagtacagtgctctgcacacagtaagcgctcaataaatacaattgaatgaaaaaagtCAAATGTTGGGTTGGGATGGCACATGGACAGGCTCCTTGTTCTCTGGAGCTCTAGTCTTGACTCTACTCAGAAGCTGTTGAGTCACAGTGGGCTGGTCATTCAGTCTCCCTGGTCTTCACCTTTtccatctgtcattcattcattcattcattcattcaacagtacttattgagagcttactacatgcagagcactatactaagctcttggaatgtacaattgggcaacagatagagacagttggaGGGAGGAGCTCCTACCATTTCACTGCACTGTGAGGCCCTGTGAGATAATATGTTTTGGATTCTCCAGGTGAAGGGAAGTGTGACTCAATCACAGAACTTTGTTCAACCCTCTTTGAAAGCTGCAAGGTGTCCATTAACAAGCATACACTTAGTATTAGACTTTTGAACCTCAAATTACGCACAGCCTGGGCCCTGCCTCCTAGCTGCCTCAGATAGACATGGAAATGTTTACCTGGGCCACAGTTGCAGTATGAAACTATAGTTAGAGCCCCAGtgaaagtcattcaatcaattagtggtatttatctaaCACTTAGTTAAGGGAGGTCATTAtagaaagtgtttgggagaatacaatagtgttgACTAGTCATGATTCCTGACTTACTCTCTAGAAGGGGATTGATTGAGTCAGTGTCAGGGAGACTGAAGGGTGGAGTATCAGGATCCAGGCTGTTTATTGGAGCCTTGAGACAAGATACTCTCTCATCTCCAGCTCTTGCAGGACAACCAAGGCTGGGCTTGCTAtggtgggacataataataataatattaatgttggtatttaagcacttactatgtgcacagcactcttctaagcgctgggtagatacagggtaatcaggttgtcccatgtgaggctcacagtcttaatccccattttccagatgagggaactgaggcacagagaaattaagtgacttacctacagtcacacagctgacaagtggcagagccaggattcaactcatgaactctgactcccaagcctgtgctctttccactgagccacgctgcttctctatggaaggTGCTGGTCTCCAAGGAGGGAAAGACTCAATTTTCAAGCCAGTGCCCTATGTCAGAGTCTCAAATtcctaataagagtaataataggaTTCACTGAACACCCACTGTTCGACGTGTTCCTGACACCATATTCTGCCTAAGGAAGAGGGATAGAGAGTGATGAGAGAAAGACATAAATAGAGGCAACGATTGTGCGCTGGACTGAAAAAGACTTGGAACAGGGTGGAATGGGGTTAGGAGATTTTGTTTTCTCTCAGCTTGGAGGCTGGGAACCATGGCTACTATTGAGGGACTGGGATCCTCATGCCTCTCTGAGAAAGCTTTATGCCTTTTTGGTCTTCTTGTAATTTCCCATAGGTTTTTCTGGCATTCTTTTCCCTCTATGCATGGATTGGATTGTCTCATAATGAACCTGGTAATTCCTGGAAGTGGGAGGATGGCACAGATTTCTCCAATCATCAGTAAATCTCGGGCTCTGAAAGACTGTCCTTTCCACAAAGGGACTGTCTCTTAGCTCCCCTTCGTGTCCATACCCAAGGTTCCTGGATGCAGGGAGGTGCCCGGTGTCTGGGCCTTGAGTTTGGGTAATGGTGGAGAGGGGCAGCTCAGGCTAGTCTGGCTCCAGCAACAGAAGGAACCGTGTCTCTGGGTCATCCAGCTCCATGTACCCATTCTCCACTCTGGTTTCCTCCCTGGAACAAGAGCAGGGAAGCAGGGTCTCTGCCCTTCACCTAGGCCATGACccagggttcaggggcaggcagAAATTTATTGGGGCAGGTCTGAAAGACAGGAAAGATTAATCCAAACTCTTTGTTATGAGGACGTTCCCTACCTGTCTCAGCATAGGTACTCCATAACACTGGAATTCTAATCACTGTCTCCCTGTTACCTGAGATTCCCAATGGAAGCTGCCTTCCAGCCCTTGGGCAAGCTCATGTGGTGACATCATTAGTCAAAGTGAATTGAATTGAGCAGTCAGTACTCAGAACTCTGCAGGCCTTCTTCTCTACAATATGgaagaagggtaataataattttggcatttaagtgcttactatgtgccaagcactgttctaagtgctggactgagTCATGTATTCTGTTATTAAGGGCTTTGAGATGCTCACTTCTATGAAGCTAGAAAATATATCCATCTGCATTATCACtactacagtcaatcaatcatgtgtatttaacccttactgtgtggagagcactgtactaagagattgggagacaacaatatagcagagctggtaggaaacgtttctaccaaatcttttatactgtgctctcccaagtcccaACCCAGTCCCTGATCacaatgaagttacagtctaaaggaggatatagacattcatataaataaagtgTAGATATGGAAATTAGGGGCgagtgaagaaagggtgcaagtCTAACTGcattggtgacacagaaaggagtgggaaaagaggaaatgagggcttagtcagggaaggcttcttggaggagatgtgccttcaataaggctttgatggtggggacagTGATCAGTGATAGTGTGAAGTGGGGaactccaggtcagagggaggacatgagcaagaagtcagtggtgatATACacaagctcgaggtacagtgcgtAAGTTGGCATGACAGGagcgccccctcctacctcacctcgcctcttgcttctcctctacaactcagcctgcatactttaCCTCTCCAGTGATAACCTcttcactgtaactcgatctcccctgtctcaccaccaccccagcccacgtcctacctttggcctggaacgcccaacctcctcaaatctgacaattactctccccaccttcaaagccttattgaaggcatatctcctccaaaaggccctccctaattaaactccatttttcctcatctcccactcccttcttcattgcccttactttcttcctttgttcttcccccatcccagccccacagcactcgtgtccaTAACTATAATATTACTTATttgtaatgtttgtctctctctctatatactgtaagctcattgtgagaagggaatgtcactgtttattgttgtattgtacatttccaggcgcttagtacagtgctctgcacacagtaagtactcagtaaatatgattgattgaatgaatgaatgaatgaatgaatgagtgaatggtgttggctgggttgtagtaggaaatcagggaggcaaggtagatgggggcaaggtgatttaaagccgatggtaaagaaattctctttgatgaggaggtggacaggtaaccactggaagtttatgAGCAGTGTGGAAACATGAACTGCagagttttgtggaaaaatgatccaggaagaagaatgaagtgtgaatTGGaccagggagagacaagagacagcaaggaggcagatgtagtaatcaaggtaggataggataagtgtttggattcatGTGACAGCAGTCATTAATCAAAAATCATCTCTGTTGCCCATCACAGGCTCACTCTCATAAAGATACAAACGGAGGGTAATTGTGTCTTTCGAAGTGCACGCTATGACTATGAAGGTAACTGTGAGGATCTCAAGTTCTTCGTCTGCAAATGGAGGACTCATAGTTAGTCTATGAAAAGCCCCAATACTGGAATTTCATCTCAATCCCATCCCAGGTACCTCCTTACAGAGAATTCTGTTTGCTCATCTGGTCAGCTGCCCTGATTTCTTGGTCACCATTGTTTATACAAGTAAAAGTGTTCCTGGACAGAACTGGACATTGCAGATCCAAGACAAGCAGCATCACCAATATTACAGGACCTCATGAGATATTTCCCGTCTAAGCTCAGTGACTCCCAATTGAAATTTTAATTCCATTACAGCTTCTTTAAAAAGATAGTGAGATCTCTGTTATATAATACAACACCTCTCACCTTATACACTTGGACAGTGTGCAGTACTGTGCAATATCCTGTGGCTCACCACAGGTAAATATTATGGATGAAAATGAAATTGTTAATGGCATTCACAGATTGTTaaaacatctgtctcccttcaGTCTCATGGTTTCATGAATCCTGaaaaatgttttggaaaaaacggggggggggggtgcgggggctaTTGTTAAGTAACAGCTTTTGACACCTTCAAAATGG
This region of Ornithorhynchus anatinus isolate Pmale09 chromosome 17, mOrnAna1.pri.v4, whole genome shotgun sequence genomic DNA includes:
- the LOC103170745 gene encoding NKG2-D type II integral membrane protein-like isoform X2 is translated as MSEQQVFYTELNKKNLSQSQHNRTNNNRSKKSGEEEEKLKPHRSSQQKSKPERLNGKETREQQVTYSELNKERLDLPWKDQKSKGTKGRTSVSEQSVTYTELKLHNQPQSDPAARSFYKPLSKPISKYHQRCRKNWGDSKSACAAQNSSLLWIDNQEEQVFLAFFSLYAWIGLSHNEPGNSWKWEDGTDFSNHQLTLIKIQTEGNCVFRSARYDYEGNCEDLKFFVCKWRTHS
- the LOC103170745 gene encoding NKG2-C type II integral membrane protein-like isoform X1 — encoded protein: MSEQQVFYTELNKKNLSQSQHNRTNNNRSKKSGEEEEKLKPHRSSQQKSKPERLNGKETREQQVTYSELNKERLDLPWKDQKSKGTKGRTSVSEQSVTYTELKLHNQPQRCSPSENAQSKVTQQQGVSTSPFPNPSPNTINDAGCDRAPCPGDWIGFRNSCYFFSNDRKNWGDSKSACAAQNSSLLWIDNQEEQVFLAFFSLYAWIGLSHNEPGNSWKWEDGTDFSNHQLTLIKIQTEGNCVFRSARYDYEGNCEDLKFFVCKWRTHS